The proteins below are encoded in one region of Cytophagales bacterium:
- a CDS encoding ABC transporter permease has product MRGPAFIEWLLERFCDPRLLEGIQGDLEEKLHENAARKGQFRAKLLYSFQALGFMRLKFLRKNSKSNLYMVNHYFTSAVRSMKKQRVFSAIHIFGLATSMTLCLLMILFYLDQQGMDRHNEHYESSYRILTTNNERDRERKLATTPYDIAERLAGNFDNIEATSRYKSVASDIRLSDKTIGFSGLYAEPNFFSFFGYELNSGNPASALNNPGSVVLTQELSEKLFGQQDPIGQLIEIGDMGSFQISGITKPLEGRSHLLFDALISISSDQPEKAWTDRSAYYNYFRMPQGNEKAINNYLSSLRPLLPSEIQGTHNFELQKMSDINFGPPVRYELGFVTPNIVLWFLVILVSVIMLSACFNYIGLSIAQSLKRAKEIGIRKIMGAGKKTVIFQFLIEAQVTVLISWVFAIALLAIVLPIFNDLKVLRDIQGQIDISVWSNASLLLYFLGFAIFIGLIAGGYPSWYVGKVAFQQALKRTGKKAPGMALRKSLVLIQYIASVIFIITAIVVSRQSTHFFEMEYGFEKESLASIEIKDAPYEALRNELLKQSNITSVSLSSSLPALEVVPRTEVSLTENSEPKKVSNFAVNEDFLDNFSISLTLGENFRKSNNSDQKLAMINEAMAKELDISEEHQLPMTLKSENGPIKIIGVVEDFKYQFLFIESGPLLLTYEPESFEYLNIKYANLENHEAEAIIEASWREFDKIHPFEISHYAYEIDDIYAEFEDIAKIVGLVAALAIIIACIGQFGMILHHVELKTKEVGVRKVLGSGVSQLVMLLSRSFYGLIVISLLIGGPIAWFMNNAWTSKLGYSINVDWTIMTLGILLVIVLASVSILWLTVKAANTNPVKTLRYE; this is encoded by the coding sequence ATGAGAGGTCCGGCTTTCATCGAATGGTTACTCGAACGTTTCTGTGATCCCCGATTGCTGGAAGGCATTCAGGGTGATCTGGAGGAAAAACTGCATGAAAATGCTGCCCGAAAAGGTCAATTCAGGGCAAAGTTGCTGTACTCCTTTCAGGCGCTTGGATTCATGCGTCTAAAATTTTTAAGAAAAAACTCAAAATCTAATCTTTACATGGTCAATCACTATTTCACCAGCGCTGTACGGTCAATGAAAAAACAGCGTGTATTCTCGGCGATCCACATTTTCGGACTCGCCACTTCCATGACACTCTGCTTACTCATGATCCTTTTTTACCTGGATCAGCAGGGCATGGACCGACACAATGAACATTACGAATCCAGCTACCGAATTCTTACCACCAACAACGAAAGAGACCGTGAGCGCAAGCTAGCTACCACGCCTTACGATATTGCTGAACGACTAGCAGGAAACTTCGATAACATCGAAGCAACTTCTCGCTATAAATCGGTAGCTTCTGACATTCGCTTATCCGACAAAACAATTGGTTTTTCAGGCCTGTACGCGGAACCTAATTTCTTCTCCTTTTTCGGCTATGAACTAAATTCAGGCAATCCTGCTTCGGCATTGAACAACCCAGGTTCAGTGGTACTCACACAAGAACTTTCGGAAAAACTATTCGGTCAGCAGGATCCGATTGGCCAACTCATTGAGATTGGTGACATGGGCTCTTTCCAAATTTCCGGGATCACCAAACCCTTAGAAGGGCGATCACACCTTTTGTTCGATGCGCTCATTTCCATATCTTCTGATCAGCCAGAAAAGGCCTGGACCGATAGAAGCGCTTATTACAACTATTTTAGGATGCCACAAGGAAACGAAAAGGCAATCAATAATTACCTGAGCTCTCTCCGGCCACTGCTTCCTTCAGAAATTCAGGGAACTCACAACTTTGAATTGCAAAAGATGAGCGACATCAATTTCGGCCCTCCGGTTCGATACGAATTGGGCTTTGTCACTCCAAACATCGTTTTGTGGTTCCTGGTCATTCTTGTGTCGGTCATCATGTTATCCGCCTGTTTCAATTACATTGGGCTTTCCATTGCTCAATCACTGAAACGTGCCAAAGAAATTGGCATTCGAAAAATCATGGGGGCCGGTAAAAAGACCGTAATCTTCCAGTTCCTGATTGAGGCACAGGTGACGGTACTTATCTCCTGGGTATTTGCCATTGCCTTACTGGCCATCGTGCTACCTATCTTCAATGACCTAAAGGTGCTAAGAGACATTCAGGGTCAGATTGACATCAGTGTTTGGAGCAATGCCTCATTACTGCTTTACTTCCTGGGTTTTGCCATTTTCATTGGGCTGATCGCTGGAGGGTATCCTTCCTGGTACGTTGGTAAAGTCGCATTCCAGCAGGCCTTGAAGAGAACAGGAAAGAAAGCACCTGGAATGGCATTGAGGAAATCACTGGTGCTGATCCAGTACATTGCTTCTGTCATCTTCATCATAACTGCCATTGTTGTTTCAAGGCAATCAACACATTTCTTTGAAATGGAATATGGTTTTGAAAAAGAGTCCTTGGCTAGCATTGAAATCAAAGACGCTCCTTATGAAGCACTCCGTAATGAACTATTGAAACAATCCAATATCACGAGTGTCAGCTTGTCCAGTAGTTTGCCTGCTCTTGAAGTAGTCCCAAGAACAGAGGTGAGTTTGACCGAAAACTCTGAACCTAAAAAGGTCTCTAATTTTGCAGTGAACGAAGACTTTCTGGACAATTTCAGCATCTCGCTCACCTTAGGCGAGAACTTCAGAAAAAGCAATAATTCAGATCAAAAACTGGCCATGATCAACGAAGCGATGGCCAAAGAGTTGGACATTTCCGAAGAACATCAACTACCTATGACTTTGAAATCGGAAAATGGTCCTATCAAAATCATTGGTGTTGTTGAGGACTTCAAATACCAGTTCTTATTCATTGAATCCGGTCCACTATTGTTGACGTATGAGCCTGAGTCATTCGAATACCTGAACATCAAATATGCGAATCTTGAAAATCATGAAGCAGAAGCCATCATAGAGGCCAGTTGGAGGGAATTTGACAAGATCCATCCTTTTGAAATTTCGCATTACGCGTATGAGATTGACGACATCTACGCAGAATTTGAGGATATCGCTAAAATCGTGGGACTGGTCGCTGCCTTAGCCATCATCATCGCCTGCATCGGTCAATTCGGAATGATATTACACCACGTCGAATTGAAAACCAAGGAAGTTGGCGTTAGAAAAGTATTGGGATCTGGGGTATCACAATTGGTGATGTTGCTGTCCAGAAGTTTCTATGGATTAATTGTGATCTCACTATTGATTGGAGGGCCGATCGCCTGGTTCATGAACAATGCATGGACTTCTAAACTTGGCTATTCGATCAATGTCGATTGGACCATCATGACCCTGGGAATATTGCTAGTCATTGTACTTGCGTCAGTTTCTATTTTGTGGTTAACAGTCAAGGCCGCGAACACGAATCCGGTAAAAACCTTGAGATACGAATAA
- a CDS encoding helix-turn-helix transcriptional regulator: MKGTNLGELEELVMLTIAMLYDDAYGVAIQKSIKEKCNRSISISTVHAVLYRLDEKGFVTSRYDGSSPERGGRRKHLFRVTVAGQKALEQTRSIRNDIWDAIPKVAFE, encoded by the coding sequence ATGAAGGGAACTAACCTTGGAGAACTGGAAGAATTGGTCATGCTGACCATAGCGATGTTGTATGACGATGCTTACGGCGTGGCCATTCAAAAGTCGATCAAAGAAAAATGCAACCGATCTATCTCTATTAGTACTGTCCATGCGGTATTGTACCGTCTGGATGAAAAAGGCTTTGTCACCTCTCGCTACGATGGGTCCAGCCCCGAGCGTGGTGGTAGACGAAAGCACCTGTTCCGGGTCACAGTAGCCGGACAAAAGGCATTAGAGCAAACCCGGTCCATTCGCAATGACATCTGGGATGCGATTCCAAAAGTTGCTTTTGAATGA
- a CDS encoding MOSC domain-containing protein: MKVSELNIYPIKSTRQVSLQKSKVLATGLAHDREWLLIDHNQELITARDYPRLLQVRTQVEKNKLKIATPLESFTFQDPEEDPEISFRFFNEQLCGKIYSRAANQWFSDYLGITCQVIHQKEVFRPMLEKRGGKAGDQVNYGDEAPILLIGQGSLDDLNSRLESPVTMGHFRPNIVINDAKPYEEDQWKRIRIGVCEFDVAQVCRRCVFTTIDPITQEKNKRGEPLRTLAGYRKVADGGVAFGMHLIPRKLGEIQKGNEVIVVK, encoded by the coding sequence ATGAAAGTTTCCGAACTCAACATCTATCCCATCAAATCAACGCGTCAGGTTTCGCTTCAAAAATCTAAAGTACTTGCCACCGGACTGGCCCATGATCGGGAGTGGCTGCTGATTGATCATAATCAGGAACTGATCACCGCAAGAGATTACCCGAGACTGTTACAAGTGCGGACTCAGGTGGAGAAAAACAAGTTGAAAATTGCTACCCCGCTTGAAAGTTTCACTTTTCAGGACCCGGAAGAGGACCCGGAGATCAGTTTTCGGTTTTTCAACGAGCAGTTGTGTGGAAAAATCTATTCCAGGGCAGCCAATCAATGGTTTTCGGATTACCTGGGCATTACCTGTCAGGTGATTCACCAAAAAGAAGTTTTTCGTCCCATGCTTGAAAAGCGGGGAGGAAAGGCCGGAGATCAGGTCAATTATGGTGACGAAGCTCCAATCTTATTAATTGGACAAGGCTCACTGGATGACCTCAACAGCCGTTTGGAAAGTCCGGTAACCATGGGGCATTTCCGACCAAACATTGTGATCAACGATGCTAAACCTTACGAAGAAGATCAATGGAAAAGAATCCGAATTGGGGTATGTGAGTTCGATGTAGCGCAGGTTTGTAGGCGATGTGTGTTTACGACTATTGATCCCATTACTCAGGAGAAAAATAAGCGAGGTGAGCCGCTAAGAACCCTGGCTGGTTACCGTAAAGTTGCGGATGGAGGAGTGGCGTTCGGAATGCATTTGATTCCACGGAAATTAGGTGAGATCCAGAAGGGAAACGAAGTGATAGTTGTCAAATGA